In Alphaproteobacteria bacterium, the following are encoded in one genomic region:
- a CDS encoding (2Fe-2S)-binding protein, producing the protein MTLVEVTINVNGRRRSARVPPRMTLADCLRDEFGLTGSHIGCEHGACGACTVLLDGQAVRACLIFAVQVEGQAVTTVEGLAAADGTLSPLQEAFWDHHALQCGYCTPGMLMAATALLAENPRPSEDEVRAAIDGNLCRCTGYQQIVEAITEAAGQAGGEGGEGRDV; encoded by the coding sequence GTGACCTTGGTAGAGGTAACGATCAACGTCAACGGCCGGCGCCGTAGCGCCCGTGTGCCGCCGCGCATGACGCTGGCCGATTGCCTGCGCGACGAGTTCGGGCTGACGGGCAGCCACATCGGTTGCGAACACGGCGCTTGCGGCGCCTGCACGGTGTTGCTCGACGGTCAGGCGGTGCGGGCCTGTTTGATTTTCGCCGTCCAGGTCGAAGGCCAAGCGGTGACCACGGTCGAGGGCCTGGCCGCCGCTGACGGCACCCTGAGCCCCCTGCAAGAGGCTTTCTGGGACCATCACGCACTGCAATGCGGCTACTGCACGCCGGGCATGCTGATGGCGGCGACGGCGCTGCTGGCCGAGAACCCGCGGCCCAGCGAGGACGAAGTTCGCGCCGCCATCGATGGCAACCTCTGCCGTTGCACCGGCTATCAGCAGATCGTCGAGGCCATCACCGAGGCGGCTGGGCAGGCCGGCGGGGAAGGCGGGGAGGGCAGGGATGTCTGA
- a CDS encoding xanthine dehydrogenase family protein subunit M, which produces MKPAPFTYHLAGSLEEACRLLAEGDDEAEHKVIAGGQTLTPLLAMRLARPALLIDLNRLPHLAGIDEAAGALVIGAMTRQRAVERSPMVGRRLPLLVKALCHVGHVQTRNRGTVGGSIVHADPSAEIPLVAVVLGARMHLAGAGSSRQVGADAFFQGPMTTAIAAHEILTAVDFPLPAAAPCLGTAFHEVALRHGDFALVSAAVQLSLDGDGRCLEARIGLGGCGLTPLRLVGAEAALQETALESGDISAAIATVADAIDPEDTPAASAAYRRRVAPELLRRAIVEAIGEAAP; this is translated from the coding sequence ATGAAGCCGGCGCCGTTCACCTACCACCTGGCCGGCAGTTTGGAAGAAGCCTGCCGGCTGTTGGCCGAGGGCGACGACGAGGCCGAGCACAAAGTCATCGCCGGCGGCCAGACGCTGACGCCGCTGCTGGCCATGCGACTGGCCCGGCCGGCGCTGCTCATCGACCTCAACCGGCTGCCGCACCTGGCCGGCATCGACGAGGCTGCCGGGGCGCTCGTCATCGGCGCCATGACCCGCCAGCGCGCGGTGGAGCGCTCGCCCATGGTGGGCCGGCGGTTACCGCTGCTGGTCAAGGCGCTCTGCCACGTCGGCCACGTCCAGACGCGCAACCGGGGCACCGTCGGCGGCAGCATCGTGCACGCCGATCCCAGTGCCGAGATCCCGCTGGTGGCCGTCGTGCTGGGTGCGCGCATGCATCTGGCAGGGGCTGGCAGCAGCCGCCAGGTTGGCGCTGACGCTTTCTTCCAGGGTCCCATGACGACGGCGATCGCGGCTCATGAGATATTGACGGCGGTGGACTTCCCGCTGCCAGCGGCCGCCCCTTGCCTGGGCACCGCTTTTCACGAAGTGGCGCTGCGCCATGGCGATTTCGCCCTGGTCAGCGCCGCGGTCCAGCTCTCGCTCGATGGCGACGGGCGCTGCCTGGAGGCCCGCATCGGCCTCGGCGGCTGCGGCCTGACACCGCTCAGACTGGTCGGGGCGGAGGCGGCGTTGCAAGAGACGGCGCTGGAATCCGGCGATATCTCCGCTGCCATCGCGACCGTGGCGGACGCCATCGATCCCGAGGATACGCCGGCCGCCAGCGCCGCGTACCGCCGGCGCGTGGCGCCCGAGCTGCTGCGCCGCGCCATCGTCGAGGCCATCGGGGAGGCCGCGCCGTGA
- a CDS encoding NADH:flavin oxidoreductase translates to MTKLFDPMTYTHGPAQKNRFMLAPLTNTQSHEDGTLSDDEYNWLTMRAKGGFGATMTCAVHVQAAGQGFPGQLGIFSDDHLPGLTRLAAGIRQEDSLAIAQLHHAGMRAPRELIGEAPLCPSTDEETGAREMTSGEVEQLIADFVDAAKRAEKAGFDGVEVHGAHGYVLCQFLSSDINRRNDKYGGSLDNRARMINEVIAGIRETCDNDFNVSVRLSPERFGMRLGEVTQVAQTLMKEGVIDFLDMSLWDVGKEPEEEEFQGRSLMSYFTELDRGDVRLGVAGKIYDAETANLCLEQGCDFVLIGRGAILHHDYPNQVRNDDTFAVVPRPVTADYLRSQGLGEKFVSYMATWKGFVEG, encoded by the coding sequence ATGACCAAGCTGTTTGATCCCATGACCTATACCCATGGACCGGCCCAGAAAAACCGCTTCATGCTGGCGCCGTTGACGAATACCCAAAGTCACGAGGACGGCACGCTGTCCGACGACGAATACAATTGGCTGACCATGCGGGCCAAGGGTGGGTTCGGGGCCACCATGACATGCGCCGTGCATGTGCAAGCCGCCGGGCAGGGCTTTCCGGGTCAGTTGGGCATCTTCTCCGATGACCATTTGCCGGGTCTGACACGTCTGGCCGCGGGCATCAGGCAGGAGGACAGCTTGGCCATTGCGCAATTGCACCACGCCGGCATGCGCGCGCCACGGGAGTTGATCGGCGAAGCACCGCTATGTCCGTCGACGGACGAAGAAACCGGCGCCAGGGAAATGACATCCGGCGAAGTGGAACAGTTGATCGCCGACTTCGTCGATGCCGCCAAGCGGGCGGAAAAGGCAGGTTTCGATGGTGTCGAGGTGCATGGGGCGCATGGCTACGTTCTGTGCCAGTTTCTCAGCTCCGACATAAACCGGCGCAACGACAAGTACGGCGGCTCGCTAGATAACCGGGCGCGGATGATCAACGAGGTAATCGCCGGGATCCGCGAGACCTGCGACAATGATTTCAATGTTTCGGTCCGCCTTTCGCCCGAACGCTTCGGCATGCGCCTCGGCGAAGTCACCCAGGTGGCCCAAACGCTGATGAAAGAGGGTGTCATCGATTTTCTGGACATGTCCCTGTGGGACGTGGGCAAGGAACCCGAGGAAGAGGAATTTCAGGGCCGCAGCTTGATGAGCTATTTCACGGAGCTCGACAGGGGCGATGTACGTCTGGGCGTGGCCGGCAAAATCTACGACGCCGAAACCGCCAATCTGTGCCTCGAACAGGGATGCGATTTCGTTCTCATCGGCCGGGGCGCAATTTTGCACCACGACTACCCAAATCAGGTGCGCAACGACGACACCTTCGCGGTGGTCCCACGGCCGGTGACGGCCGACTATTTGCGCAGCCAGGGCTTGGGCGAAAAATTTGTGAGCTATATGGCGACCTGGAAGGGCTTCGTAGAGGGCTGA